A single genomic interval of Arthrobacter sp. NicSoilB8 harbors:
- the rplJ gene encoding 50S ribosomal protein L10, with amino-acid sequence MATPSKVSAVAEITNDFKESNAAVLTEYRGLTVAQLKQLRVSLGQDTKFSVVKNTLTAIAAKEAGVEAFNDQLSGPTAIAFIKGDAVAAAKSLTDFAKTNKQLVIKTGYFEGKALNASEVAALAALESRELQLAKVAGILKAPAAAAARIIDALRLKLEEENGAPAAAEAPAAEEAPAADAAAEAEAPAEAAAPEEN; translated from the coding sequence ATGGCAACGCCTAGCAAGGTTTCAGCAGTAGCTGAGATCACTAACGATTTCAAGGAATCGAACGCCGCTGTCCTGACCGAATACCGCGGGCTCACCGTTGCACAGCTCAAGCAGCTGCGTGTCTCTCTCGGCCAGGACACCAAGTTCTCGGTCGTCAAGAACACCCTGACCGCCATTGCAGCCAAGGAAGCTGGTGTCGAAGCATTCAACGACCAGCTCTCCGGCCCCACTGCAATCGCGTTCATCAAGGGTGACGCAGTTGCCGCTGCCAAGAGCCTGACGGATTTTGCCAAGACCAACAAGCAGCTGGTCATCAAGACCGGTTACTTCGAGGGCAAGGCACTGAACGCCAGCGAAGTCGCTGCCCTGGCAGCACTCGAGTCCCGTGAGCTGCAGCTCGCCAAGGTTGCAGGCATCCTCAAGGCTCCTGCTGCCGCTGCTGCACGCATCATCGACGCACTGCGCCTCAAGCTTGAAGAAGAGAACGGTGCACCGGCAGCAGCCGAGGCACCCGCCGCTGAAGAAGCTCCCGCAGCAGATGCAGCAGCCGAGGCCGAAGCACCGGCCGAAGCCGCAGCCCCCGAAGAGAACTAA
- a CDS encoding GNAT family N-acetyltransferase, with amino-acid sequence MANDVRIEQLWIPDSLDTPDAADFLAAVEVGRRVRMQTWGTDDLAYAPQEKLLEMADPYERQVILVAKIDGVIVGTADIALPLVDNLDLAEFTLDILPEYRRQGVGRQLLEAAEHLARDEGRHTILIDTNHPGSTLRDPEAEQLVPGSGVGFVPLGSRDVEFARHTGYTLQHIEQFSSCALPLDSKLVAELEAEAEEANAGRYRLHHWTDRCPDQWLEAVAALENRAGEDEVPGAEAEDMVFDGRILREAEDVTIAQGRRTVVTAVEHIASGTLVGLTTISVLALRPDVVFQDDTVVLQEHRGNKLGLLIKVANMERLSEQFPDARVLYTWNAPENRYLLKVNQQLGFTTAGVTGLWQKELPDFGPSVS; translated from the coding sequence ATGGCAAACGATGTACGGATTGAGCAGCTGTGGATCCCCGATTCCCTTGACACGCCCGATGCCGCCGACTTTCTCGCCGCCGTCGAAGTGGGGCGAAGAGTCCGGATGCAGACGTGGGGCACCGACGACCTTGCCTACGCGCCGCAAGAGAAGCTTCTTGAGATGGCGGATCCCTACGAACGCCAGGTGATCCTCGTGGCCAAGATCGACGGCGTGATTGTCGGGACGGCGGACATCGCCCTGCCCCTCGTGGACAACCTCGATCTCGCCGAATTCACCCTCGACATCCTTCCGGAATACCGGCGCCAGGGTGTGGGACGGCAGCTGCTGGAGGCCGCTGAGCACTTGGCGCGGGACGAGGGCCGCCACACCATCCTGATCGACACCAACCACCCGGGATCCACCCTGCGGGACCCGGAGGCCGAACAGCTCGTGCCCGGCAGCGGCGTCGGGTTCGTCCCACTGGGAAGCCGCGACGTGGAATTCGCCCGCCACACCGGCTACACCCTGCAGCACATCGAACAGTTCAGTTCCTGCGCGCTTCCCCTGGACAGCAAGCTCGTCGCCGAACTCGAGGCCGAGGCCGAGGAAGCCAACGCCGGCCGCTACCGCCTGCACCACTGGACCGACCGGTGCCCGGACCAGTGGCTCGAGGCCGTTGCTGCCCTGGAGAACCGGGCCGGCGAGGACGAGGTGCCGGGAGCCGAGGCCGAGGACATGGTGTTCGACGGCCGCATCCTCCGCGAAGCCGAGGACGTGACAATTGCCCAGGGCCGCCGGACGGTGGTCACCGCCGTCGAGCACATCGCCAGCGGCACGCTCGTGGGGCTGACCACCATCAGCGTCCTGGCGCTGCGCCCGGACGTGGTCTTCCAGGACGACACCGTGGTGCTCCAGGAGCACCGCGGCAACAAACTGGGCCTGCTCATCAAGGTCGCCAACATGGAGCGGCTCAGCGAACAGTTCCCGGACGCGCGGGTCCTGTACACCTGGAACGCCCCGGAGAACCGCTACCTCCTGAAGGTCAACCAGCAGCTCGGATTCACGACGGCGGGCGTGACGGGTCTGTGGCAGAAGGAATTGCCGGACTTTGGTCCGTCCGTCAGCTGA
- a CDS encoding GNAT family N-acetyltransferase, with amino-acid sequence MTTPSYLIEPLSLPAGLDAADPDAADPDAAEAGEFVEFMELCDELVLQTWGNLDRSMPVAARLQYWQDTPYSRLRQFFVRVDGRMAGRSWVRFDVQDNLSSALLHVDVLDSFTGRGIGRALLDHAEALAAADGRTILQTFTEHPADFDVAGPDVIQPATGTGALPAGARGVRFAGRAGYRLEQVERFSSLEFPPAADLDALEHDAVARAGDYELLHWTDACPEEYAAGLAVLMSRMSTDAPSGALSYEPETWDVARVRHVEDTWRRAGQSSLVAAARHRATGELAAYTVLQVAADKPWLASQDDTLVAASHRGHRLGMLVKILNLRQLGEGYPAVRRVLTFNAAENRHMLGINLALGFTPAGYDGEWQRTAAAGAAGNWHAD; translated from the coding sequence GTGACTACGCCGTCGTACCTCATTGAGCCGCTTTCCCTGCCGGCCGGCCTTGATGCCGCTGACCCTGATGCCGCTGACCCTGATGCCGCCGAGGCGGGGGAGTTCGTGGAATTCATGGAACTCTGCGACGAACTCGTCCTGCAGACGTGGGGGAACCTTGACCGTTCGATGCCCGTGGCAGCACGCCTGCAGTACTGGCAGGACACTCCCTATAGCCGGCTGCGGCAGTTCTTCGTCCGGGTCGACGGGCGGATGGCGGGCCGCTCCTGGGTCCGCTTCGATGTGCAGGACAACCTCAGCAGTGCGCTGCTGCACGTCGACGTCCTGGATTCCTTCACCGGCCGGGGGATCGGCCGGGCGCTGCTGGATCACGCCGAAGCGCTGGCCGCCGCCGATGGCCGGACAATACTGCAGACCTTCACGGAGCACCCGGCCGATTTCGACGTCGCCGGTCCGGACGTCATCCAACCGGCCACCGGGACCGGAGCGCTTCCTGCCGGCGCGCGGGGCGTCCGTTTCGCCGGGCGGGCAGGCTACCGCCTGGAGCAGGTTGAACGCTTCAGCTCGCTCGAGTTCCCGCCTGCCGCCGACCTCGACGCGCTGGAACACGACGCCGTGGCCCGGGCGGGGGACTATGAACTCCTGCACTGGACCGATGCCTGCCCGGAGGAATATGCCGCCGGGCTCGCGGTACTGATGTCCCGCATGAGCACCGACGCCCCCAGCGGCGCGCTGAGCTACGAGCCGGAAACCTGGGACGTTGCGCGCGTCCGCCACGTCGAGGACACCTGGCGGCGGGCGGGCCAGTCCTCCCTCGTGGCGGCGGCACGGCACCGGGCCACCGGTGAGCTGGCCGCCTACACCGTCCTCCAGGTCGCAGCCGACAAGCCTTGGCTGGCCAGCCAGGACGACACCCTGGTCGCGGCGAGCCACCGCGGGCACCGGCTCGGCATGCTGGTCAAGATCCTCAACCTGCGCCAGCTGGGGGAGGGGTACCCCGCGGTGCGGCGCGTCCTGACCTTCAACGCCGCCGAGAACCGCCACATGCTCGGCATCAACCTCGCGCTGGGATTCACACCGGCGGGCTACGACGGCGAGTGGCAGCGGACCGCCGCCGCGGGCGCCGCCGGCAACTGGCACGCTGACTGA
- a CDS encoding helix-turn-helix transcriptional regulator — translation MDSRAEISSFLTSRRAKLTPEQAGVPLYSGARRVPGLRREEVAHLAGVSVDYYARLERGKITGASREVIEAIARALQLDEDERDHLLDLARLTQGRAPRRKPSNRTTVRPGIQSVLDSIDAPAFIQNARLDRLASNRIGRALYSLPEDGSRDRFNYAHYLFLDSRAPRFHRDFGTAKHNVVALLHAATARDPFDKELIQIIGTLSTQSEEFRSLWASHDVFRYRSGAKMLTHSAVGDLEFGYESFELSTDPGLVMLVYTVQPGSATADAMRILASWTAPAIHIH, via the coding sequence ATGGATTCCCGCGCCGAGATCAGCAGCTTCCTCACCTCCCGCCGAGCCAAGCTCACCCCGGAGCAGGCCGGTGTCCCGCTCTACAGCGGAGCCCGCCGCGTCCCCGGCTTACGGCGGGAAGAAGTCGCCCATCTCGCCGGCGTCAGTGTGGACTACTATGCACGGCTTGAACGCGGCAAGATCACCGGCGCATCCCGCGAAGTCATCGAAGCAATCGCCCGCGCGCTGCAACTGGACGAGGACGAACGCGACCACCTCCTGGACCTTGCCCGGCTCACCCAGGGCCGTGCCCCGCGCCGGAAACCCTCCAACCGCACCACCGTCAGGCCCGGCATCCAGAGCGTCCTCGACTCCATCGATGCCCCCGCCTTCATACAGAACGCACGACTCGACCGCCTCGCGTCCAACAGAATCGGCCGAGCGCTGTACTCCCTGCCCGAGGACGGGTCACGGGACCGCTTCAACTACGCGCACTACCTGTTCCTGGACTCACGGGCACCGCGATTCCACCGCGATTTCGGCACGGCCAAACACAACGTCGTCGCGCTCCTTCACGCCGCAACAGCCCGCGACCCCTTCGACAAAGAGCTGATCCAGATCATCGGCACCCTCTCGACCCAAAGCGAGGAGTTCCGCTCGCTCTGGGCCTCCCACGACGTCTTCCGCTACCGGTCCGGAGCGAAGATGCTCACGCACTCCGCCGTCGGTGACCTGGAGTTCGGCTACGAATCATTCGAGCTCTCCACCGACCCGGGCCTGGTCATGCTCGTCTACACCGTCCAGCCCGGATCCGCGACGGCCGACGCCATGCGAATCCTCGCCAGCTGGACCGCCCCGGCCATCCACATCCACTGA
- a CDS encoding MFS transporter: MNATTTVLSVPELRHSRAALFAAVTGFFVITLDAVVVNVALREISLDLGATITGLQWIVDGYTLLFASCLLSAGALSDRIGARRSYAIGMAAFVVTSLGCGLAPTVTVLILARILQGTAAAMMLPASMALIGEAFPDPAKRARAVGMWAMGGALASISGPVLGGVLSLVDWRLIFLINLPVGAAALILLRRVPRSAQRSIPVDWAGQLTAVTAMGALTFGAIEAGAAGITAPLTLISFAVAVVAGAGFVMAERRGAHPMVPLPLLRDRTMAASIGIGFSYMVGYFGLPFVMSLYAQQERGLSPVETGAIFVPMMLGGAILTPFIARLSERLGARTLIAGGMTLMAAGLTVIAVLPAATPVWILAGVMILVGLAGPLVIPTITAVLLNSFESQRAGTVSGIFNTSRQIGGALAVAVFGSLLARSTTFLQGFSTSLLIAAGLALAMAILATRLPRR; the protein is encoded by the coding sequence GTGAATGCCACGACCACTGTCTTGTCCGTGCCGGAACTCCGCCATTCGCGGGCAGCGCTGTTCGCCGCCGTCACCGGTTTCTTCGTCATCACGCTCGACGCCGTTGTAGTTAACGTCGCGCTCCGCGAAATCAGTCTGGACCTCGGCGCGACGATCACCGGGTTGCAATGGATCGTTGACGGTTACACCTTGCTGTTTGCGTCATGTCTCCTGTCGGCCGGAGCGCTCTCTGACCGGATTGGTGCGCGGCGCTCCTACGCCATTGGCATGGCCGCCTTCGTCGTCACTTCGCTGGGCTGCGGGCTCGCGCCGACCGTCACCGTGCTCATCCTGGCCCGGATCCTGCAGGGAACGGCGGCCGCGATGATGCTGCCCGCCTCGATGGCGTTGATCGGCGAGGCCTTCCCTGACCCGGCGAAGCGGGCACGCGCCGTCGGCATGTGGGCGATGGGCGGCGCCCTGGCGTCGATCTCCGGCCCCGTGCTCGGCGGGGTCCTCTCCCTTGTCGACTGGCGGCTGATCTTCCTGATCAACCTCCCGGTCGGCGCCGCGGCACTGATCCTGCTCAGGCGGGTTCCGCGCTCGGCGCAACGAAGCATTCCCGTCGACTGGGCCGGGCAGCTTACCGCCGTCACCGCCATGGGTGCCCTCACGTTCGGTGCCATCGAGGCCGGCGCGGCCGGGATTACAGCCCCGCTAACGCTCATCTCCTTTGCTGTTGCCGTCGTCGCCGGCGCAGGCTTCGTCATGGCGGAGCGCCGCGGAGCGCACCCCATGGTTCCCCTCCCGCTGCTGCGCGACCGCACGATGGCCGCCTCGATCGGCATCGGATTCTCGTACATGGTCGGATACTTTGGCCTGCCCTTCGTGATGAGCCTTTACGCACAACAGGAGCGCGGCCTCTCGCCCGTCGAGACGGGCGCGATCTTCGTTCCGATGATGCTCGGCGGCGCGATCCTGACACCGTTTATCGCCAGGCTCTCCGAACGACTCGGCGCACGCACACTCATCGCCGGCGGAATGACGCTCATGGCCGCAGGACTCACCGTCATCGCGGTCCTGCCCGCCGCGACACCGGTCTGGATCCTCGCAGGCGTGATGATCCTGGTCGGCCTCGCCGGCCCGCTCGTCATCCCGACCATCACCGCCGTTCTGCTCAACAGCTTTGAGAGTCAGCGCGCCGGCACCGTGAGCGGGATCTTCAACACCAGCCGCCAGATCGGCGGTGCCCTGGCCGTCGCCGTGTTCGGATCCTTGCTCGCCCGCTCAACGACCTTCCTCCAAGGCTTCTCCACCAGCCTGCTGATCGCCGCCGGCCTCGCCCTCGCCATGGCCATCCTCGCGACCCGCCTGCCGCGGCGATGA
- a CDS encoding MFS transporter codes for MTTISTATAPTRPRLPFVVPLLGLGTFLMITTEYIVAGLLQALAGDLHVGQARVGLLITAFAIGMIVGSPVMALATLRLPWRATLVLALLVFAAGHSVAALSGDFETVLIARIITALASGAFWSVASVVATHAAGPANSSRALGVMMSGVGLATVAGVPLGSFVGQLLGWRGTFWALAALAVLASPVIAWFTPPEGGRGTASIRAELRAVTNPRMAVLVVATVLATGGYMTAFSYVSPLATDRAGIPLWAVPLLFVVFGLGATLGTNLAGRFADERPITTFIAAAAGTVVLMALLVPLSTNPVATFILMFLLGIAGMGIPPVGTGLAVRFAHTAPTLAAAIAVAAFNGGTAIGTWFGASALETALGVLGPLTVAIIMAVLGTVTLLAMALRRARHQPEAGSSR; via the coding sequence ATGACAACCATCAGCACTGCGACAGCGCCAACACGCCCCCGGCTGCCCTTCGTCGTGCCGCTGCTCGGGCTTGGCACGTTCCTCATGATCACCACCGAGTACATCGTCGCCGGGCTCCTCCAGGCGCTTGCCGGGGACCTGCACGTGGGCCAGGCCCGCGTCGGTCTCCTGATCACGGCGTTCGCGATCGGCATGATCGTCGGATCACCTGTCATGGCCCTCGCGACTCTGCGCCTGCCATGGCGCGCCACGCTCGTCCTCGCGCTGCTCGTCTTCGCGGCCGGGCATAGCGTCGCTGCGCTGAGCGGCGACTTCGAGACTGTTCTCATCGCGCGCATAATTACTGCCCTGGCATCCGGTGCGTTCTGGTCCGTCGCCTCGGTCGTGGCCACCCATGCCGCCGGACCGGCCAATAGCTCACGTGCCCTCGGGGTGATGATGAGCGGCGTTGGCCTCGCCACCGTCGCCGGCGTCCCGCTCGGCTCATTCGTCGGCCAGCTCCTTGGCTGGCGCGGAACCTTCTGGGCACTGGCGGCTCTCGCCGTCCTGGCATCGCCGGTGATCGCATGGTTCACACCACCAGAGGGCGGCCGCGGCACTGCGTCCATCCGCGCCGAGCTTCGCGCGGTCACGAACCCTCGCATGGCCGTCCTAGTGGTGGCCACCGTTCTCGCCACCGGCGGCTACATGACAGCTTTCAGCTACGTATCCCCGCTGGCCACAGACCGTGCGGGGATACCGCTCTGGGCCGTACCCCTGCTGTTCGTGGTGTTCGGCCTGGGCGCAACCCTGGGCACCAACCTTGCCGGACGATTCGCCGACGAGCGACCGATCACGACGTTCATCGCCGCCGCCGCGGGAACTGTCGTGCTGATGGCGCTGCTCGTGCCCCTGTCCACCAATCCGGTCGCCACCTTCATTCTCATGTTCCTCCTCGGCATCGCAGGCATGGGCATCCCGCCCGTCGGCACCGGACTCGCCGTCCGCTTCGCCCACACGGCACCCACGCTCGCAGCAGCAATTGCGGTGGCCGCTTTCAACGGAGGGACCGCGATCGGCACCTGGTTCGGTGCATCGGCGCTCGAAACGGCGCTGGGGGTCCTTGGCCCGCTGACCGTCGCGATCATCATGGCGGTCCTCGGGACAGTGACCCTCCTCGCGATGGCCCTCCGACGAGCACGCCACCAGCCAGAGGCCGGCTCCAGCCGGTAA
- a CDS encoding MFS transporter → MSITKPAPAGISRAMVLLFAVAGGAAVANLYWAQPLLEDIGSSFGISSGTAGLLVTTAQVGYAVGAFFIVPLGDVLDRRRLLPLMMLLCAAALTVAAIAPTFEVLLVALVLVGLTTVSGPLLTPLAGDLAEPSKRGHVIGTVASGLMIGVLASRTISGFLAEAFGWRMTYGVAAVLALATAGLLHRTIPTLPPRATLGYAALLGSIFVVIKRHSPVRMALLVAGTGFGVLTLFWTALTFLLASPPYSYSVTTIGLFGLAGIAGAIAAQRAGRLHDRGWSTPAISAALALTLLCFLIAGIGAGSIIVLLVAIVLLDIAARAIATLSQVRVLAVDHDARSRLNTAYVVSNFIGGAAGSALAGALWQLGGWSAVMTGGAALTAITLTFWAMGSRQSRDHAEQPVPAPAADVG, encoded by the coding sequence ATGTCAATCACCAAACCGGCACCTGCTGGTATCAGCCGGGCCATGGTTCTGCTCTTCGCGGTGGCCGGCGGTGCTGCCGTGGCCAACCTCTACTGGGCCCAGCCGCTGCTGGAGGACATTGGCTCGTCGTTCGGGATTTCGAGCGGGACCGCGGGTTTGCTAGTCACAACAGCGCAGGTCGGATACGCCGTCGGCGCGTTCTTCATCGTTCCGCTGGGCGATGTGCTGGACCGTCGCCGTCTTCTGCCCCTCATGATGCTTCTCTGCGCGGCCGCGCTTACCGTTGCGGCGATCGCCCCGACTTTCGAAGTATTGCTCGTAGCGCTGGTCCTCGTGGGGCTGACCACCGTGTCCGGGCCCTTGCTGACCCCGCTGGCGGGAGACCTCGCAGAACCGTCGAAACGCGGCCACGTGATCGGCACCGTCGCCTCGGGGCTGATGATTGGAGTCCTCGCCTCCCGCACGATCAGCGGTTTCCTCGCCGAGGCATTCGGATGGCGGATGACTTACGGCGTTGCGGCGGTACTGGCCCTCGCAACGGCCGGACTCCTGCACCGGACCATCCCGACGCTGCCTCCGAGGGCGACACTGGGTTATGCAGCCCTGCTCGGCTCGATCTTCGTCGTGATCAAACGGCACTCCCCGGTCCGCATGGCATTGTTGGTTGCGGGAACTGGATTTGGCGTCCTCACGCTCTTCTGGACCGCGTTGACGTTCCTGCTCGCATCCCCGCCGTACTCATACTCGGTCACCACGATCGGGCTCTTCGGCCTGGCCGGAATCGCGGGAGCCATCGCGGCCCAACGGGCCGGACGTTTACACGATCGCGGCTGGTCCACCCCTGCCATCAGCGCCGCTCTGGCGCTCACCCTGCTGTGCTTCCTCATCGCGGGCATCGGGGCCGGCTCGATCATCGTCCTGCTCGTGGCAATCGTTCTTCTCGACATTGCCGCGCGGGCCATAGCGACCCTGAGCCAGGTCCGCGTCCTCGCAGTGGACCACGACGCCCGCAGCCGCCTCAATACCGCGTATGTGGTGAGCAACTTCATCGGCGGGGCCGCCGGATCCGCACTCGCGGGCGCCCTCTGGCAGCTCGGAGGATGGAGCGCAGTCATGACCGGCGGGGCTGCCCTGACAGCGATCACCCTGACATTCTGGGCCATGGGCAGTCGCCAGAGCCGGGACCACGCGGAGCAACCCGTCCCCGCACCGGCGGCAGACGTCGGCTGA
- the rplA gene encoding 50S ribosomal protein L1: MAKRSKAYEAAAAKIDAEKFYAPFEAVTLAKDTNPSKFDATVEVAFRLGVDPRKADQMVRGTVILPHGTGKTARVLVFATGEKAEAAIAAGADFVGSDDLIEKIAGGWTDFDAAVATPDLMGKVGRLGKVLGPRNLMPNPKTGTVTADTAKAVNDIKGGKIDFRVDKHSNLHFIIGKVSFDALKLAENYAAALEEVLRLKPSAAKGRYIQKATVATTFGPGISVDPNVTKVLTEV, encoded by the coding sequence ATGGCAAAGCGCAGCAAAGCATATGAGGCAGCCGCGGCCAAGATCGACGCGGAGAAGTTCTACGCGCCGTTCGAGGCAGTGACGCTCGCCAAGGACACCAACCCGTCCAAGTTCGACGCCACCGTTGAGGTCGCTTTCCGCCTCGGCGTCGACCCCCGCAAGGCCGACCAGATGGTCCGCGGCACCGTTATCCTGCCCCACGGCACCGGTAAGACCGCCCGCGTCCTCGTCTTCGCCACGGGCGAGAAGGCTGAAGCAGCAATCGCTGCCGGCGCCGACTTCGTTGGTTCCGATGACCTGATCGAAAAGATCGCCGGCGGCTGGACCGACTTCGACGCCGCCGTCGCCACCCCTGACCTCATGGGCAAGGTTGGCCGCCTCGGTAAGGTCCTGGGTCCGCGTAACCTGATGCCGAACCCGAAGACCGGCACCGTGACCGCTGACACCGCCAAGGCTGTCAACGACATCAAGGGCGGCAAGATCGACTTCCGCGTCGACAAGCACTCGAACCTGCACTTCATCATCGGCAAGGTGTCCTTCGACGCCCTGAAGCTGGCCGAGAACTACGCGGCAGCACTGGAAGAGGTCCTGCGCCTCAAGCCGTCCGCTGCCAAGGGCCGCTACATCCAGAAGGCCACCGTGGCCACCACGTTCGGCCCGGGCATCTCGGTTGACCCCAACGTCACCAAGGTCCTGACCGAGGTCTAA
- the rplK gene encoding 50S ribosomal protein L11, giving the protein MAPKKKVTGLIKLQIQAGAANPAPPIGPALGQHGVNIMEFCKAYNAATEAQRGNVIPVEITVYEDRSFTFITKTPPAAELIKKAAGVAKGSATPHTVKVAKLTQAQVNEIATTKMEDLNATSLEGAAKIIAGTARSMGITVEG; this is encoded by the coding sequence TTGGCTCCCAAGAAGAAGGTCACCGGCCTCATCAAGCTGCAGATCCAGGCAGGTGCCGCTAACCCGGCCCCGCCGATCGGTCCTGCGCTTGGCCAGCACGGTGTCAACATCATGGAATTCTGCAAGGCGTACAACGCTGCGACGGAAGCCCAGCGCGGCAACGTTATCCCCGTGGAAATCACGGTCTACGAAGACCGTTCCTTCACGTTCATCACCAAGACCCCGCCGGCTGCAGAGCTCATCAAGAAGGCTGCAGGCGTCGCCAAGGGTTCGGCTACCCCGCACACCGTCAAGGTTGCCAAGCTGACCCAGGCCCAGGTCAACGAGATCGCCACCACCAAGATGGAAGACCTCAACGCCACGAGCCTCGAAGGCGCAGCGAAGATCATCGCCGGCACCGCCCGCTCCATGGGTATCACCGTCGAGGGTTAA
- the nusG gene encoding transcription termination/antitermination protein NusG: MSEQELEVTETELDKSQDAAVEATEESEAVSAAPESDVTDEAVAEEDAEAAEADVVDAEAGEAEEDTDTDALAAAAAKADVDPAEEFKAKLRRQEGDWYVIHSYAGYENRVKANLETRIQTLDMEDYIFEIQVPMEEVVEIKNAQRKVINRVRIPGYVLVRMDLTDASWGAVRHTPGVTGFVGNAHNPVPLRLDEVFSMLAPVFEEEQAEKGKPVKHAAAQVDVDFEVGESVIVKEGPFETLPATISEIKIDSQTLVVLVSIFERETPVTLAFNQVSKI, translated from the coding sequence GTGTCTGAGCAGGAGCTCGAGGTAACTGAGACTGAGCTGGATAAGAGCCAGGACGCCGCGGTGGAAGCCACGGAAGAGTCCGAGGCTGTGTCTGCTGCGCCCGAATCCGACGTCACTGACGAGGCCGTAGCAGAAGAAGACGCCGAGGCTGCAGAAGCCGACGTCGTTGATGCTGAAGCCGGCGAAGCTGAAGAAGACACAGACACTGACGCGCTGGCAGCGGCGGCCGCCAAAGCCGACGTCGACCCTGCCGAGGAATTCAAGGCCAAGCTGCGCCGCCAGGAGGGTGACTGGTACGTCATCCACTCCTACGCAGGCTACGAGAACCGCGTCAAGGCCAACCTTGAGACCCGCATCCAGACCCTGGACATGGAAGATTACATCTTCGAAATCCAGGTTCCGATGGAGGAAGTCGTCGAGATCAAGAACGCTCAGCGCAAGGTCATCAACCGCGTCCGCATCCCCGGTTACGTCCTGGTCCGCATGGACCTGACGGACGCTTCCTGGGGCGCCGTCCGCCACACCCCCGGCGTCACCGGCTTCGTGGGCAACGCCCACAACCCGGTCCCGCTGCGCCTCGATGAGGTCTTCTCCATGCTCGCCCCGGTCTTCGAAGAAGAGCAGGCCGAGAAGGGCAAGCCCGTCAAGCACGCCGCCGCCCAGGTGGACGTCGACTTCGAGGTTGGCGAGTCCGTCATCGTCAAGGAGGGCCCGTTCGAGACCCTCCCCGCCACGATCTCCGAAATCAAGATCGATTCCCAGACCCTCGTGGTGCTGGTCTCCATCTTCGAACGTGAGACTCCGGTCACCCTGGCGTTCAACCAGGTCAGCAAGATCTAG
- the secE gene encoding preprotein translocase subunit SecE, which produces MSEDQVTETAASSSKGRPAKNAAKPGFFARIAIFIRQVIGELKKVVAPTRKELINYTIVVLVFVTIMMVIVTLLDLAFGTAVSWVFGGSGPTDR; this is translated from the coding sequence ATGAGTGAGGACCAGGTGACCGAAACGGCTGCCAGCAGCTCCAAAGGCCGCCCCGCCAAGAACGCCGCCAAGCCCGGCTTCTTCGCTCGCATCGCGATCTTCATCCGCCAGGTCATTGGCGAGCTGAAGAAGGTCGTCGCACCGACCCGCAAAGAACTGATCAACTACACGATCGTGGTGCTGGTGTTCGTGACCATCATGATGGTGATCGTCACCCTGCTGGATCTGGCCTTTGGGACCGCGGTCAGCTGGGTCTTCGGCGGCAGCGGCCCCACGGACCGCTAA